One region of Sulfuriroseicoccus oceanibius genomic DNA includes:
- a CDS encoding thiazole synthase: MTPLTIADRTFSSRLMLGTGKFPSNESMRDALDASGTEIVTVALRRADLTGGNDPFANILDFIDPERYLLLPNTSGAMNAEEAVRLARLAATAGMPKWVKLEIHPDPRYLLPDPIETLKAARTLVDEGFTVLPYINADPVLAKHLEEAGCATVMPLGAPIGTNRGIETRRQIEIIIEQANVPVVVDAGIGVPSHAAEAMEMGADAVLVNTAIAVADNPVAMANAFRLGVEAGRTAFEAGQGSQLTEASATSPLTAFLNS, translated from the coding sequence ATGACCCCACTGACCATTGCCGACCGCACGTTCTCGTCCCGCCTGATGTTGGGCACGGGCAAGTTTCCGTCCAATGAGTCGATGCGCGACGCGCTCGATGCCTCGGGCACGGAAATTGTCACGGTGGCCCTGCGCCGCGCCGACCTCACCGGCGGCAACGACCCATTTGCCAACATCCTCGACTTCATCGACCCCGAGCGCTACCTGCTGCTGCCGAACACAAGCGGCGCCATGAACGCTGAGGAAGCCGTGCGTCTGGCGCGCCTCGCCGCCACTGCCGGAATGCCGAAGTGGGTGAAACTCGAGATCCACCCGGACCCTCGCTATTTGCTCCCCGACCCGATCGAGACGCTCAAAGCAGCGCGCACGCTCGTGGACGAAGGGTTCACCGTGTTGCCATACATCAACGCCGACCCGGTGCTGGCAAAGCATTTGGAAGAAGCCGGCTGCGCGACCGTGATGCCTCTCGGTGCGCCGATTGGAACCAACCGCGGAATCGAAACCCGCCGCCAGATCGAGATCATCATCGAACAAGCCAACGTGCCGGTCGTCGTCGACGCCGGGATCGGTGTACCAAGCCACGCCGCCGAAGCGATGGAAATGGGCGCCGACGCCGTGCTCGTCAACACAGCCATCGCCGTGGCGGACAACCCGGTCGCCATGGCCAATGCCTTCCGCCTCGGCGTGGAGGCGGGACGCACCGCCTTCGAGGCCGGCCAAGGCAGCCAGCTCACCGAAGCGAGCGCGACCAGTCCGCTCACTGCGTTCTTGAACTCATAA
- the hemQ gene encoding hydrogen peroxide-dependent heme synthase, producing MSRPSASNDTPAPIGNADLIPREGWCVLHVFYRIEHSQWSLFSPEEKIEALTDFTELIQEIRSEKDTHVLTFSMVSPKADIGLMILCPGLHQLNAIEKRIGTALGADVLQPVYSYLSMTEGSEYTTTDEQYAETLKNERGLDPESDEFATEMETFKTRMAHYLQHRLYPVLPDWPIMCFYPMSKRRSGEDNWYSLDFAARKKLMGGHQRTGMSYKGRILQLITGSTGLDDHEWGVTLLAHDMIDIKSIVYEMRFDEVSARYGEFGEFFIGLQLPLDQLFTRVGLRA from the coding sequence ATGTCCAGACCATCAGCATCCAACGACACACCGGCCCCGATTGGCAACGCCGACCTGATCCCACGCGAGGGATGGTGCGTGCTCCACGTTTTCTACCGTATCGAGCACTCGCAGTGGTCGCTTTTCAGCCCTGAAGAGAAGATCGAAGCACTGACTGACTTCACCGAGCTCATTCAGGAGATCCGCTCCGAGAAGGACACTCACGTGCTCACCTTCAGCATGGTTTCGCCGAAGGCAGACATCGGCTTGATGATTCTTTGCCCAGGGCTTCACCAGCTCAACGCGATCGAAAAGCGCATCGGCACGGCACTGGGCGCCGACGTGCTCCAGCCGGTCTACAGCTACCTCTCGATGACCGAGGGCAGCGAGTACACGACCACCGACGAGCAGTACGCCGAGACGTTGAAGAACGAGCGCGGACTGGATCCGGAGTCGGACGAGTTCGCCACCGAGATGGAGACATTTAAAACGCGCATGGCCCACTACCTCCAGCACCGCCTCTACCCTGTGCTGCCGGACTGGCCGATCATGTGCTTCTACCCAATGAGCAAGCGCCGCAGCGGCGAGGACAACTGGTACTCGCTCGACTTTGCCGCGCGCAAGAAGCTCATGGGTGGCCACCAGCGCACCGGCATGAGCTACAAGGGGCGCATCCTTCAGTTGATCACCGGGTCCACCGGACTCGACGACCACGAATGGGGTGTCACCCTCCTGGCGCACGACATGATCGACATCAAATCGATCGTCTACGAGATGCGTTTCGACGAAGTGAGCGCCCGCTACGGTGAGTTCGGCGAGTTCTTCATCGGCCTCCAGCTGCCGTTGGATCAATTGTTCACCCGGGTTGGCTTGCGCGCCTAA
- a CDS encoding HAD family hydrolase has translation MNPSQIKNIFWDVDGVLADLNYAYFHFLTGHPNYRERYADMKWEQLPEVLPIVPEYGALELKTHPELGKEMDHDFCADQSFFRNRPLYPGVIETLKRLNALGYRQFTMSATFDVEAKTAYLNDILAPVTDFLTIECVQHGEFMHDTAKIDRLRECYQKYGLKPEETILVDDRIYNQYAAIESGAHPVRLRCEFTSDLPEELAWIPEFKNVQEVADWLVG, from the coding sequence ATGAACCCATCTCAAATCAAAAACATCTTCTGGGACGTCGATGGCGTCTTGGCAGATCTTAACTACGCGTACTTTCACTTTCTGACGGGGCATCCGAACTATCGGGAACGGTATGCGGACATGAAGTGGGAGCAATTGCCTGAGGTGTTGCCTATTGTGCCAGAGTATGGGGCGCTGGAGTTGAAGACCCACCCGGAGCTGGGCAAGGAAATGGACCACGACTTCTGTGCCGACCAGTCGTTCTTCCGCAACCGCCCGCTCTACCCGGGCGTGATCGAGACGCTGAAGCGGCTGAATGCATTGGGTTACCGACAGTTTACGATGTCGGCAACCTTTGATGTGGAAGCCAAGACGGCGTATTTGAACGACATCCTGGCACCGGTGACGGACTTTCTGACAATCGAATGTGTCCAGCATGGCGAGTTCATGCACGACACCGCGAAGATCGACCGTCTGCGCGAGTGTTATCAGAAGTATGGGCTGAAGCCGGAGGAAACGATCTTGGTCGATGACCGGATCTACAATCAGTATGCGGCGATTGAATCGGGCGCCCACCCGGTGCGGCTGCGCTGTGAGTTCACCAGCGACCTGCCGGAGGAACTTGCCTGGATCCCTGAGTTCAAGAACGTGCAAGAGGTGGCGGATTGGTTGGTGGGGTGA
- the ftsY gene encoding signal recognition particle-docking protein FtsY has product MGLFSRIVNTFKRSPKVDWDELEELLVTSDIGIRLAMEIVDDLRDKGRKIDADDVIAECRKVVMERLPDSTKPLPLPTSDGPRVILVVGVNGTGKTTSCAKLGHYLQSKGHSVVLAAADTFRAAAVEQLETWAQRLNLPMVKGAPNADPSSVCFDAYQSAKARGADYLICDTAGRLHNRNNLMAELSKIRRTLGKTDNTSPHEVILVVDATTGGNAVQQAKEFHKATELTGLIVTKLDGSGKGGCVVAIQNELDIPTRFIGTGEQAKDFAPFDASQYVEELM; this is encoded by the coding sequence ATGGGTCTCTTTTCCCGCATCGTCAACACCTTCAAACGCAGCCCAAAAGTCGATTGGGATGAACTCGAAGAACTCCTCGTCACCAGCGACATCGGCATTCGCCTGGCGATGGAGATCGTAGACGACCTGCGCGACAAAGGCCGCAAGATCGATGCAGATGACGTCATCGCGGAATGCCGCAAGGTCGTCATGGAGCGCCTGCCGGATTCCACCAAGCCTCTTCCCCTCCCCACCTCTGACGGACCGCGCGTGATCCTCGTCGTCGGCGTCAACGGCACTGGCAAAACCACATCGTGCGCCAAGCTCGGCCACTACCTCCAGAGCAAAGGCCACAGCGTCGTCCTCGCCGCAGCCGATACCTTCCGCGCCGCCGCCGTCGAACAACTCGAGACCTGGGCCCAACGCCTCAACCTACCAATGGTCAAAGGCGCACCAAACGCAGACCCATCGTCAGTCTGCTTCGACGCCTACCAGTCCGCCAAAGCCCGCGGCGCCGACTACCTCATCTGCGACACCGCAGGCCGACTCCACAACCGCAACAACCTCATGGCGGAACTCTCGAAGATCCGCCGCACCCTCGGCAAAACCGACAACACATCCCCTCACGAGGTGATCCTCGTCGTCGATGCCACCACTGGCGGCAACGCCGTCCAGCAGGCCAAGGAGTTCCACAAAGCCACCGAACTCACCGGACTCATCGTCACCAAGCTCGACGGATCCGGCAAAGGCGGCTGCGTCGTCGCCATCCAAAACGAGCTCGACATCCCGACCCGTTTCATCGGCACCGGCGAACAAGCCAAAGACTTCGCCCCATTCGACGCCAGCCAATACGTCGAAGAACTCATGTAG
- the nusB gene encoding transcription antitermination factor NusB — protein MGKRREGREAALQYLFSNELNTVEDEAQRNQFWELRRAKPTVRAFAEELILGASANLEQIDKLIDEATPGYDLTRITSVDKNILRIATFELLKLPDVPQPVVINEAIEMAKRFSSDDSSRFVNGVLDAIRKHIPSTEADA, from the coding sequence ATGGGCAAACGACGCGAAGGCCGCGAAGCCGCACTCCAGTACCTCTTCTCAAACGAACTCAACACCGTTGAGGACGAAGCACAGCGCAACCAATTCTGGGAACTGCGCCGCGCCAAACCAACCGTCCGCGCATTCGCTGAAGAACTCATCCTCGGCGCATCCGCCAACCTGGAGCAGATCGACAAGTTGATCGACGAAGCCACCCCTGGCTACGACCTCACCCGCATCACCTCGGTCGATAAGAACATCCTGCGCATCGCCACCTTCGAGCTGCTCAAGCTCCCGGACGTCCCACAGCCCGTCGTCATCAACGAAGCCATCGAAATGGCCAAGCGATTCTCCAGCGACGACTCAAGCCGCTTCGTCAATGGCGTCCTCGACGCCATCCGCAAACACATCCCATCCACCGAAGCCGACGCCTAA
- the ribH gene encoding 6,7-dimethyl-8-ribityllumazine synthase: MSDFQLPIRPRTISKRRRIAVVASRFNSAFTDALVETCCKVLTEEGGDVTIDLHHVPGAFEIPVAVEAVARHSQVDAVIALGVILRGSTQHGDLIAESVTNALQTTANTHLVPVIHEVLLVNNEEQAAERTMGDKLNRGREAARAALQTIETMAKITKSAPSASL, encoded by the coding sequence ATGTCCGACTTCCAGCTCCCCATCCGTCCACGCACCATCAGCAAGCGCCGCCGCATCGCCGTGGTCGCGTCTCGCTTCAACTCTGCGTTCACCGATGCTCTGGTCGAGACCTGTTGCAAAGTCCTCACCGAAGAAGGAGGTGACGTCACCATCGACCTCCACCACGTCCCGGGCGCATTTGAAATCCCAGTCGCCGTCGAAGCCGTCGCGCGCCACAGCCAGGTCGATGCCGTCATCGCCCTCGGCGTGATCCTGCGCGGCAGCACCCAGCACGGCGACCTCATCGCCGAGAGCGTCACCAACGCCCTCCAAACCACCGCCAACACCCACCTCGTGCCCGTCATCCACGAAGTGCTCCTCGTTAACAACGAAGAGCAAGCCGCCGAGCGTACCATGGGCGATAAACTCAACCGCGGCCGCGAAGCCGCACGTGCCGCTCTCCAAACCATCGAGACCATGGCCAAAATCACCAAGAGCGCTCCAAGCGCGAGCCTCTAA
- a CDS encoding exosortase system-associated protein, TIGR04073 family codes for MKKLLIASIVFGLAAPLAANADIQDPQLAKYGPTRKLSRALGNIAYGITELPTAIYTTQRLEGTKAAWSAGLGDGIVRTVKRVGWGAFEVVTFAWPTYKCGWRQPYKRKEIYFNTGLEEFPPELGFQQGSPYNRAR; via the coding sequence ATGAAGAAACTTCTAATTGCCTCCATCGTTTTCGGTCTCGCCGCGCCGCTTGCTGCCAACGCGGACATCCAAGACCCACAGCTCGCCAAGTACGGACCTACCCGCAAGCTTTCCCGTGCCCTCGGTAACATCGCCTACGGCATCACCGAACTCCCAACCGCCATCTACACCACCCAGCGCCTCGAAGGCACCAAAGCCGCCTGGAGCGCCGGCCTCGGAGATGGCATCGTCCGCACCGTCAAGCGTGTCGGATGGGGCGCATTCGAAGTCGTGACCTTCGCCTGGCCAACCTACAAGTGCGGATGGCGCCAGCCATACAAGCGCAAGGAGATTTACTTCAACACAGGCCTCGAAGAGTTCCCACCAGAACTCGGCTTCCAGCAGGGCTCCCCATACAACCGCGCCCGCTAG
- a CDS encoding pyruvate carboxylase, producing the protein MFKKLLVANRSEIAIRILRAANELGIQTVAIYAHEDRFSVHRFKADEAYMLDQDKGPVGAYLDYQGIVDLAVEKGVDAIHPGYGFLSENPDFARACRDAGITFIGPDPELLDNMGDKMAARALAQKVNVPTLPGTNDPIDDRAEALKTAREIGFPLIIKAAFGGGGRGMRVVNEEGELAAKLDEAQAEAASAFGNPAVFLERFIGRAKHIEVQILGDRHGNVLHLHERDCSVQRRHQKVVEIAPSIGLPDQLRHDLCNAAVRLAKEIGYNNAGTVEFLVDADRDEWFFIEMNPRIQVEHTVTEVITNIDLVRSQILVAAGHELHGEVIDLPAQEDIPRFGVAIQCRITTEDPSQNFAPDTGRIATYRSCAGLGIRLDAAMAAAGAVITPYYDSLLVKLTASARNFEQACARIDRALREFRIRGVKTNIPFLENVINHPEFRAGNATTRMIDTTPELFHFKPRRDRATKLLRYLGDVSVNENPYAKGFKPSGPFPTPRVPKAPRGTEIQKGSRDLLLELGATKFSEWVRNEKRLLLTDTTFRDAHQSLFATRMRTYDMLRVAPAVAAMTPNLFSMEMWGGATFDTAMRFLREDPWQRLTQLREAIPNICFQMLFRGSNAVGYTNYPDNVVAGFIKHAATNGMDIFRIFDSLNYLPNLKAAMEAVQDTHAICEGTICYTGDILDEKRDKYSLKYYVNLAKELEQMGAHMLCIKDMAGLCRPAAASKLVSALRDEVGLPIHFHTHDTSGISAASVLNGAHAGVDIVDAAIASMSGGTSQPNLNSIVAALQHTERDTELDLDALNRYSDYWERVRPVYKPFDTAPPHGTAEVYLHEMPGGQFTNLKEQAEAMGLGRRWPEIARTYADVNDLFGDIVKVTPSSKVVGDMTMFLVTKGIKASEVYDLPSNTPWPESVIDMLSGGLGQPPGGFPQKLVEHICGDRVEIRTKRPGEYAAAVDFEKSRKELEKRIERPANDDDVWSYLMYPDVFVTFDQHRQKYSDVSVLPTSAYFYGLLPDEEVSIEIEQGKTLITRLTHVREPDEHGIRTVSFELNGLERSVEIADKAIASDTPARAKAEPGNEAQVGAPMPGLVASIAVSVGDKVEEGDALLTLEAMKMFTTVPAPHAGTIKDIHIGVGEDVETKDLIVTLEPAE; encoded by the coding sequence ATGTTTAAAAAACTGCTCGTCGCCAACCGCTCGGAAATTGCCATCCGCATCCTCCGCGCCGCTAACGAACTAGGCATTCAAACCGTCGCCATCTACGCCCACGAAGACCGATTCTCGGTCCACCGCTTCAAAGCCGACGAGGCCTACATGCTCGATCAGGACAAGGGGCCGGTGGGTGCCTACCTCGACTACCAAGGCATCGTCGACCTCGCGGTGGAAAAAGGCGTCGATGCCATCCACCCCGGCTACGGCTTCCTCTCTGAGAACCCGGACTTCGCCCGCGCCTGCCGCGACGCCGGCATCACATTCATCGGGCCAGATCCGGAGTTGCTCGACAACATGGGTGATAAAATGGCGGCCCGCGCCTTGGCTCAAAAAGTCAATGTCCCCACCCTGCCCGGCACCAACGATCCAATCGACGACCGCGCCGAAGCCCTCAAAACCGCACGCGAGATCGGCTTCCCACTGATCATCAAAGCAGCCTTCGGTGGCGGCGGCCGCGGCATGCGCGTGGTCAATGAAGAGGGAGAACTCGCAGCCAAACTCGACGAAGCGCAGGCAGAAGCAGCCTCCGCATTCGGCAACCCCGCAGTCTTCCTCGAGCGCTTCATCGGCCGCGCCAAGCACATCGAAGTCCAGATCCTCGGCGACCGCCACGGCAATGTGCTCCACCTTCACGAGCGTGACTGCTCGGTCCAGCGCCGTCACCAGAAGGTCGTTGAGATCGCGCCGTCCATCGGCCTCCCGGACCAACTCCGCCACGATCTCTGCAACGCCGCAGTTCGCCTTGCCAAGGAAATCGGCTACAACAACGCCGGCACCGTCGAGTTCCTCGTCGATGCCGACCGCGATGAGTGGTTCTTCATTGAAATGAACCCTCGCATTCAGGTCGAGCACACCGTGACCGAAGTCATCACCAACATCGACTTGGTCCGCTCACAGATCCTCGTCGCCGCCGGCCACGAGCTCCACGGCGAAGTGATCGACCTTCCGGCACAAGAGGACATCCCGCGCTTCGGCGTCGCCATCCAGTGCCGCATCACTACAGAGGATCCGAGCCAGAACTTCGCACCAGATACCGGCCGCATCGCCACCTACCGCTCTTGCGCAGGCCTCGGCATCCGCCTCGACGCCGCCATGGCCGCCGCCGGCGCCGTCATCACACCATACTACGACTCGCTGCTGGTCAAACTCACCGCCAGCGCCCGCAACTTCGAACAGGCCTGCGCCCGCATCGACCGCGCCTTGCGCGAATTCCGTATCCGCGGTGTCAAAACCAACATTCCGTTCCTCGAAAACGTCATCAACCACCCCGAGTTCCGCGCCGGCAATGCCACCACGCGGATGATCGACACCACACCGGAGCTCTTCCATTTCAAACCACGCCGCGACCGCGCTACCAAACTCCTGCGCTACCTCGGCGACGTCTCGGTCAACGAGAACCCATACGCCAAGGGCTTCAAACCTAGCGGCCCGTTCCCAACCCCGCGTGTACCGAAAGCTCCGCGCGGCACGGAAATTCAAAAAGGTTCACGCGACCTCCTGCTGGAACTCGGTGCCACCAAGTTCTCGGAGTGGGTGCGCAATGAAAAGCGCCTGCTGCTCACCGACACCACATTCCGCGATGCCCACCAGTCGCTCTTCGCCACCCGCATGCGTACCTACGACATGCTCCGCGTGGCCCCGGCTGTCGCAGCCATGACCCCGAACCTCTTCTCGATGGAGATGTGGGGCGGCGCCACCTTCGACACCGCTATGCGCTTCCTGCGCGAAGACCCATGGCAGCGCCTGACCCAACTGCGCGAAGCCATCCCGAACATCTGCTTCCAGATGCTCTTCCGCGGGTCGAACGCCGTCGGCTATACCAACTACCCGGACAACGTTGTCGCCGGATTCATCAAACATGCCGCCACCAATGGCATGGATATCTTCCGCATCTTCGACAGCCTTAACTACCTGCCTAACCTCAAGGCTGCCATGGAAGCCGTCCAGGACACCCACGCGATCTGCGAGGGCACCATCTGTTACACAGGCGACATCCTCGACGAGAAGCGCGACAAGTATTCTCTCAAATACTACGTCAACCTCGCCAAGGAACTGGAGCAAATGGGCGCACACATGCTCTGCATCAAGGACATGGCAGGCCTCTGCCGCCCAGCCGCCGCTTCGAAACTCGTCTCCGCCCTGCGCGATGAAGTCGGACTCCCAATTCACTTCCACACCCACGACACCTCCGGCATCAGCGCCGCCTCGGTGCTCAATGGCGCCCACGCCGGTGTCGATATCGTGGACGCCGCCATCGCCTCGATGTCCGGCGGCACGTCCCAACCCAACCTCAACTCGATCGTCGCCGCCCTCCAACACACGGAACGCGACACCGAACTCGATCTCGACGCCCTCAACCGCTACTCGGATTACTGGGAGCGCGTCCGCCCGGTCTACAAACCATTCGACACCGCACCACCTCACGGCACCGCGGAAGTCTACCTCCACGAGATGCCTGGTGGTCAGTTCACCAACCTCAAAGAACAAGCCGAAGCCATGGGCCTCGGCCGCCGCTGGCCGGAAATCGCCCGAACCTACGCTGACGTCAATGACCTCTTCGGCGACATCGTCAAGGTCACCCCATCGTCGAAGGTGGTCGGTGACATGACCATGTTCCTCGTCACCAAGGGCATCAAGGCGTCGGAAGTATACGACCTCCCGAGCAACACACCATGGCCTGAAAGCGTCATCGACATGCTCTCGGGCGGACTCGGCCAACCTCCGGGTGGGTTCCCTCAAAAGCTCGTCGAGCACATCTGCGGCGACCGCGTGGAAATCCGCACCAAGCGCCCGGGCGAGTACGCTGCCGCTGTCGACTTCGAGAAGTCCCGCAAGGAACTGGAAAAGCGAATCGAGCGCCCGGCCAATGACGACGACGTCTGGTCCTACCTCATGTACCCTGATGTGTTCGTCACCTTCGACCAACACCGCCAGAAATACTCGGACGTCTCGGTGCTTCCTACCTCCGCCTATTTCTATGGCCTGCTGCCAGACGAGGAAGTCTCGATCGAGATCGAACAAGGCAAGACCCTGATCACCCGCCTCACCCACGTCCGCGAACCAGACGAACACGGCATCCGCACCGTCAGCTTTGAGCTCAACGGCCTGGAACGCAGCGTCGAGATCGCCGACAAAGCAATCGCCAGCGACACGCCGGCTCGCGCGAAGGCAGAGCCCGGCAATGAAGCCCAGGTCGGCGCCCCAATGCCAGGCTTGGTTGCCTCGATCGCCGTCAGCGTTGGCGACAAAGTCGAGGAAGGCGACGCCCTGCTCACGCTCGAAGCGATGAAGATGTTCACCACCGTGCCAGCTCCACACGCCGGTACGATCAAGGACATCCACATCGGCGTCGGCGAAGACGTCGAAACCAAAGACCTCATCGTCACCCTCGAGCCTGCAGAATAA
- a CDS encoding MBL fold metallo-hydrolase encodes MLEFLVLGSGSGGNAFVVRNAACGTTVMVDAGLSARQLVTRLERVGVDPDSLSAIVLTHEHGDHTRGLDVFLRKRDVPVFANRHTAQVVGEKMKSPVRWQIVQTGAGFQIGGVLKAECFSIPHDAVDPMAYVFESCGGARLAVMTDLGFASSLVISKLQTAHAAVLEANYDDFLLQEDTKRPWSTKQRIASKHGHLSNVQVKELLADAVEDGLEALVLCHLSRDCNTPHHAEKAMADVLDPWRESGVLKHCCCAGQDEPTPWMQVGRIPEPEVIGRAEPELQDEDAVAKKPADVPPPVEPFTAEQMGLWES; translated from the coding sequence ATGTTGGAGTTTTTGGTTCTTGGCAGTGGCAGTGGTGGGAATGCCTTTGTCGTGCGCAATGCGGCGTGCGGCACGACGGTGATGGTGGATGCCGGGTTGTCCGCGCGGCAGTTGGTGACCAGACTGGAGAGAGTGGGGGTGGATCCGGACTCGCTGAGTGCGATTGTGCTGACGCACGAGCACGGTGATCACACGCGTGGGTTGGATGTGTTTTTGCGCAAACGGGATGTGCCTGTGTTTGCCAACCGTCACACGGCACAGGTGGTGGGCGAGAAGATGAAGTCGCCGGTGCGGTGGCAGATTGTCCAGACGGGGGCGGGCTTTCAGATCGGCGGAGTGCTCAAGGCGGAGTGCTTTAGTATTCCGCACGATGCGGTGGATCCGATGGCGTACGTTTTTGAATCGTGTGGCGGCGCGCGGTTGGCGGTGATGACGGACTTGGGGTTTGCCAGTTCGTTGGTGATTTCCAAATTGCAGACGGCGCATGCCGCGGTGTTGGAGGCCAACTATGATGACTTTTTGCTGCAGGAGGATACCAAGCGGCCGTGGTCGACCAAGCAGCGGATTGCCTCGAAGCATGGTCACCTCTCCAACGTGCAGGTGAAAGAACTGCTGGCCGATGCGGTGGAGGACGGGTTGGAAGCGCTCGTGCTGTGCCACTTGAGCCGCGATTGCAACACACCTCACCACGCGGAAAAGGCGATGGCTGATGTGCTTGATCCGTGGCGCGAGAGCGGGGTGCTCAAGCATTGCTGCTGCGCCGGGCAAGACGAGCCGACGCCGTGGATGCAGGTCGGGCGGATACCGGAGCCCGAAGTGATCGGGCGTGCGGAGCCTGAGCTGCAGGACGAGGATGCGGTGGCAAAAAAGCCGGCTGACGTG